The genomic region aattcagtgggAATCCAGTAATTTATTTTCACTTacagagaatttttaaatattaaaatcaaatCAGCAGGTAGACCAACTTGAGGGATAAATGAAAGGATTATATGGAAAATAGATGAATAGAAATAACAGCAGAAATCTATAACCTACATAAAGGGAAATaggagaagaaatgaataaatttgtgATAGATATGATAAGATAACCAACTGAAACGATTAAGTGAAGTTAGCCAGAAGTACTACCATGCTTAGTAGGAAAAAACATATAGCTGTAACTACTTAAGcaagaatgaaaaagagttgATTATgataagaaaagacaaacaataaaaaactcatgaataaattttcaaagatgttctcactaataaaaagaatttatacTTGTGAAATAAGATTGCATGTATAAATTTTCCATGCAAACTAAATATCTTATTAATTGCTTTGCTTGCAAAACTTTGCAATTTTATAGTAAAACTTTGTATTTAGATAGTGCCTTATAATTTGCAAAGCTTTTTCTCATTCGTGATTTTCTTTGACAGTTTAAAACTCAAAATATTGTCTAACATAGAAGAAAAACATTCTAGAGTTCTTTAAACACATAATCTTAGTATAAATATTGCATGTGATAATCTTATTGAATGCTgcttaaaaatgtatgtaaatttaACATGTATATACATTGCATATAGTGATTTAAGATATTCAATGCACTTAGAACAGCATgttctatataaaatattagtTTGATATGATGATTACTATTtaacatgtacatatattttgCTCAAATACTATGGTAGTGTATTCActctcttcaaaatatatttaaagatttttctagcacatatttaatgtaaaaCAGTAAACAACCAAGTAAATCTATTGAGAGGATTGAAATACATTTTGGTGCAAGAAATAGATGCAAACAATGGAAGTAATTGGAATGGAGaggtatttaaaatattactcaTGAAAGGAACAAGAGTCCTTTGTCTTCTCTTTTAAGTCTCAAAGGCAtagaagcagagaagaaaaatctaaagtgatcaaaagaaatgaagagaagtaCAACATGggcaataaaatatttcaaagaaaaagggattcacaaaataaatatttgagccTTAAAATGGTAAATAATTCAATAGGGAGAAACTCCAATGAATAACAACTAAGCACAGTATTATTTAAATGCAGTTGTGCTAATATGAAAGTTTTAAGGTGGATTTTTATTCAAATTCAGTCAATTACCATAAGACATTATTATAGTTATTTCCCTATTCTGTCAACAAACAGAGGAAAAATAACTGTGGCAATAAAGCAACTGGAATTGTCAAAGTGGAAGCTAATAATAAAGCATACCACTTTTGACAAAAGTGGGTTTTAATTGTCATGAGACTATTCTTAAAGGGGAGGAAAAGATCCCAATTGTCCTAAGGTTGTAAAGTTTACCAAAAGGGAATAAAAAACCCTTTAGGGAATTGTTTAGACAGTGGTACAATCAAGGAAAAAGGACGCACATGATAAGTGGGAGCTTCAGTACTCTGTTATACTCTTTACCAAAGATGCTAGTCCcacaatttttattcattcaaccaagATTTATTATCTTCTAGGTGTCAGGCACAGTTCATGTCTgttgaaaaatagtaataaacggattttttttattattggtcCTGAAGAAAAATTCTGTAAGTGCATTTTGTGAGTACACAAGTAGGCTTTGAAGTGATTAGACATACTGTTCCATATGACTGAGGATCATGGGCCTTTGCAACCTTGAGACCCTCAGATAAACCACTGGAAAAAATTACTCATGTACTGGATTAGAGACATTAGAGAATGTTTAATGCTttactttgagaaaaaaaaacttataattgTTTTATAGTCATGAATTACTCATCAAATATGTGCACAGAGCCAATtagtgagttttattttttgcagtgaAAAAAGATAGATAACTTTTAATGACCGCTGAGTACATTATATTAAAGTAATTGGATAAGTgatttaatatttacatattccattccaattctgcCCATAGACAAATGGCAAaccaaagaagagagaaaaaaggatgaGATGTCTTTCAGATATGACGATCACATAGGTTATTACGTATTTTAACAAGTTTCTAAGGAGAGAAGATGTaatggagagaggaaaagagcaCTGTACGCAGTCTTTCCTAGAAAATGATGAATGAGCATTTTACATTACTCCACGTATTTCCAACAGTTTATTGCTAAGTCACCTGTTATGATCTGATTAAATGCATGCCTACCTTTCCTGATCCCTCCATCAGAAGCACACGTGTAATCACCTGTCGTCAGTAGGAAACATGTTTCCCCTCTTCTGTTTTTGTCTCTGGTACTAGAGCGTCTGATGGGGAGCCTTTCTGGGGGTGATAGTGGCGGCTCACTTCCTGTACTGTCGTCACCTGATAACACTGGTCACAGCACCATGCCCATTGACAGACAGTGATGAATGAGGAAATGAGACAGTACAAAGAGTTTACACAGAATGCCGGTAGTCCAGTCACTCGATATACAAAACACAAGAATCACatcacaataagaaaaagaatttttatcaCTCTTCACGAAAAATTACATGGAGCAAAATGGAAATGTATTGAAAAGAATAGAAGTGTTCTTTGGGAgattttaattccattttggaTTTTATCTAATAGGAAATTGCCTTTCACACCACTAATATGAActcaaaataaatgtgaaaatgaataagCACGTGGATTATTGTCTTACAATTTTTGACGTTATCTATTTACTCTGAAtaggaatatttaaaaatggaacctatttaagaaaatatcttaACTTTGTCTTTGTGGTTATTTAAGAGACATGCTTTTATTAATTTCTGAAAGCATTGTGTCCAAAActcttaataaaaattattccaaagCACACAAACTCCGTGTCCAGGTAGTCAAATTTGAAGCggcaaaatatttttgagcatgCAGTGAAACAAGGCCAACTTCTCCAAATGTCCTTGAAATAAGTATCTGTTTACTTCTGTATCCTTGCCAAAGACTTTCACATCCTATTGGCCTAGATACTAGCTTGTTATTTCAATGTTTACCTGGGATGATAGTGTGTCCTCTTTTCCCATGCCCTTCTTAAGGGCTCTGCATAGATACTTGAGAATAGTTTGATGAGAGCAGCAACACCAACTAAACTCTACCTTTCATAAATACATTCTTAACAgttgttaaatatatattagcAGAATTTGCATAGCAATCTACTAGTAAATAAGCATAAGGACTGTGAATGAAACTTATAAACACTTACAAACTTCAGCTCCAGTCacattgttttttccatttaCCTCATTAAAATTTCTAGAAGCTAAGGAGGGACCTATGAAAATGATGCCtccttttttgttagtttgtttgctttgttagTTGATGTTACTTCTAAATTATGCAAAATTATTCACATAAAATCGTCATAAGTCATTTTTCTGTacgaaaaaatgaaatgaaatttatcTAAGTTATGGGGAATCAATAAACCCTAAATTTTCCTAGTAGGGTAAAAGTTAATTAAATTGTTTAATCTGCAAAATATTTTACCTGTACCAGACAGTAGACGAGAGGTGACACTACTATTACTTTGGCAGCTGAATGTCAATTTCTAGTCGATCAACTCTACATTGTCTATAGCAATGGGGAGGAGCAGAGATTCAACAAGTCTCAAGCAGTAAATCACTCAAAATTAAGTTCTGAGAGAGAGCAGAACCCAAAACATTGTGCCTAAAATGGAATTCCACTGAGAAATTCAACTTTGCCATTGAGTGGCCAAAGCAGATCACCTATTCTCTGAAAAATGGTGGGTTAATTATATTACATGGCATGGACCCTCATCAAAGGGGTTAAAATGAGATACCCTATTTAATttaagaacaacaaaaatttaatcAATCCTACAGGATATTACTAGGGAAGAGCTTTGTTATCAAAAAGGTTATCTTCCATATCACCTGTTTGGAGTTTAGGCCtttgaaatgtaagcatccaTTCTTCTTAAATAACTGCTTCTTGTGAATTAGGTTGAGATGCATGGCACCATGTGGCAGAGGTAAAACTGAGACAAACACACCAAGCCAAACGATATGGAGATCAACATTTTGAGGATGAAAGATGAAAAATGGCCAATATCATACCATCACATCGTGCAGggaaacaaagaaacattggcaCAAAAGCAACAAACaggcaaaagaaaatattggcaCCATCAGCAAAGGGCATTCCCACTGAAGCAGGAAAACTCTATAGACCAGCTATGCCATCTTCTACTTGGGGTTCAATTAGAAAATGCTACAGTCTAGCTATCTATAAGCctgacacaaacacacatttcgTGAAGGGGTTAGGGCTGAAAACTCATGAACATTTGCAGAAAATGAGAATGACTGTCTTCTGCCTAAGGAACATACTGGTCTATAAAGTATTTAATAACATGCATTTGAAGTCCTGCCTTACCTGATCTGTTATGTTCCAGAAGTCGATTGTCTTTGCCCAGACATGTGTCACTCTGTGTACTATTGCAGGCCATATTTAATTCTGTCTTGCAAAAAGTAGGTGAGCTTGCCTGAGGAGCAGGAGGGAtgtgcttctttcttttccttggaaGTTTCTGCTTTGCCATTGCCAAGGAGTAGTACATTCCAAAATTGTTGACAATGACAGGCACTGGCATAGCTATTGTcagcactccagccagagcacaCAGGGCTCCCACCAGCATGCCTGACCATGTTTGGGGGTACATATCCCCATAACCCAGGGTAGTCATGGTCACTACAGCCCACCAGAACCCAATGGGAATGTTTTTGAACTGTGTGTGCTCACTAGCTGAAGGATCGTTAGGTTGAGCTCCCACTCTCTCGGCATAGTAGATCATGGTAGCAAATATCAAAACTCCTAGAGCCAGGAAAATTATCAGCAGCAAAAATTCATTAGTACTAGCTCGAAGAGTATGTCCAAGCACCCTCAGACCTACAAAATGGCGGGTGAGCTTGAAAATTCTCAGGATCCTCACAAACCTTACCACCCTGAGGAAGCCAAGTACATCTTTAGCAGCTTTGGATGACAGCCCACTGAGTCCCACCTCTAAGTAGAAAGGTAGGATGGCCACAAAGTCAATGATATTCAAGAGATTTTTGATGAATTCAAGTTTATTGGGTGAAAAAACAATACGgactaaaaattcaaaagtaaaccacaccacacacactccttcTACATACGTCAAGGCAGGATCTGTTTCAATTTCATACTGTAGAACAACACTTGTGCCATTGATGactggttctgtcttgtttttaacaatattgaaagCTTCATGTGTTTCCAGGCAAAAAGTTGTAATTGAAACCAGGATGAAGaataaagaagcaaaagcaataaactgtagaagaaaaagaaataaaaaaaacccacagtgaTCTGAATCATAATATATGTTGATTCAAATCTAAAAGCAACAATCactgtaaataaaaaagaataacagcATATTTAGAGGTTTCACTTGGATATGACCTAAGAAAAAGAAGATACATGTATGTAACATTAATTAGAGTGTACAGATAATGTATTTCAGGTTCTGTTTTCAGCTTATAGATACCAAGTTTTGCTTTATGTTGGAatataatttattgagtttttttgtGTAAGAAAATATAACCTGTAAAGAGAACATGAAAATCACTGTAAAGgaattgcaaatgaaaacacaccaaaacaaaagagaaatttagacGACAGTTTATGATCCTAGAAATCTTTATGCATATGATcaagttttaaacttttaaatataaggTGCACGACACACTGATAGAAATTTGGAAGCTACCCAAATTTAACTGTAGATTtgtattcatatataaaatggtCTGGATATCATATGGTatcagcatgaaaaaaaaaatctttgcaataTGTGCTGCCGTGTAAATTACACCAACTTCAGGTGGAGACTTGTCCAAAAGTGCAAATTTAGGgaggaagaataaataagactgaAAGGAGAAAAACCCAGTAAAGGagcaatttaaatgaaaatgtcttcCTCTCTTGAAAATGGATCTCAAAGTGTTAGAGTAACATACTATAAAGTTGAAAGAGTTTCCTTAAATTCAATTCATTTCTTCAGCCAATAATAtatgactacacacacacacctaccaacacagaataataaaaaaagcacTCATACAGTTCTTAGTAGTACCATATACTGTTGAAAGTAATTTACATCATTAACTCACATCAATCCTCATAACAGCACTACTCCTACTCCATTTTACAGTTCAGGGATATCAGGACAGAAAGTTTAAGCTACTTTTCCATGGTCGTAAACTACAAAATGATAAGCCTGAGTCACTAACCTGACAAATTTAGCTCGATTCTGTTCCCCTCACTTACCAAACTCTCAAATGCAGAATACAAATGTGCTGAAAACCATTTATTTATGCTGGGATCACATACTTCTTAATATTAAAGATCTGAAAACTTGAAATCCAGCTGTTTGAATGAATGGCACTGTTATAGTCAGCAGTGCTAGAGATCACTAGTAAGCTGTGATAACACTCAGGTTTAGCATGCTAAATGAACACCAATAGGTTCTTCCTTAAATGTCTAAACAaaagagtcattcaggagaaggaaGTTGTCAGTCAAGTGGAGGGAGGTTCTTACTTGAAAATAATAGAGTGTATCCAAAATACAAAGTTGCCCCTAATATCTAGTCCTCAAGCATGCCATTGGGAAGAGCTGAGACAGTTCAAGAAGAGATTGAAACCACCTCCCTTTTTACCTGGTTGAGTTTTAATCCACCAAAATGTAAAGGGTATACAAAAGGACTAAAATATCTTAGGACTGTGGCTATCTGCCTTAAAGAACCACCTCAAATTATGGAACTTCTTCTACAGCGTGCCAGTTAGTACATCAGCTGTCTAGTATTCTAAGGCAGGTCATTTTCATGGCTTTGCCTTACTCTCTCATGCACATTTTCTAACTGCTCTAAGTTTTGGCAATGTGGTCTGACCATTAGCTTTCCCAGACGTTTTATGAGATAATAACATTCTTTTGTGATTCAGTTTTCCCTTTGTACAAGTAAATGTACTATTCTTTTTTAATCAATCATTTGTCGTAACCCTTAGTATCATGAAGATCCTATGTACACATTAAAAGATAACCTTTCAGAGGAAGAATCAGTTTTCCTCTATTCATAAATTACTTCTTAATTTAATCCCAATTTTATCTATAGATTTAGGAGTCATGTTTGTTTCTTATTCCACTGAAAATCTTTTGTCATTAGAGTCCTGCCAATATGTACCTACTAACTCCCACCCCTCAACTACACTCTTCACCATCCCTACCTTAGACTAAAGCATTTCAGGCATTTATAGACTCAGAAGAATCTTCCTAAAGCCTTTATAGCTCACTACCTCCTTAGtaatgggatgtgtgtgtgtgtatttgtgtgtattttgaCAAAATTTTGGTTTCTATGCAAATACTTGTgcataaataaaacatatgaacAGCCTATAAATATAAACAGTTCTAAGACACAAAACTTTGAAAACCAAAAGTTACTTGTTTATGTAAGTTGTTTGGCACttgtatttatcaatattttattggaaatatttaaagaaccaCATTgtgattttgtatttgtattattctactttgctatttttataattctgtataTCTTTCGCTTTTAAGTAGTTTGTAAATTTGCCAGTTTAATACCAAAGTTGAttcaattttcaaatattctttttattttcctattatagtaatattttactataatatatattacataatttatataattaattatttatattatatataacatatataaaatatatagtaatatttttactctaagaggaaaataaaataatattcgaaaaagaaaacaactttggCATTCTGAGAAAAAGACAACATTCATCTCAGAGGTAGATGATTATTTTGCTTTAAGAACAACcagagaggccaggtgcggtgactctcaccagcactttgggaggctgaggtggacgggtcgcttgaggtcaggagttcaagaccatcctggccaacatggtgaaaccccatctctactaaaaatacaaaaattagctggacatggtggtgcacgcctgtaatcccagctactttcccaagtactgaggcaggagaatcacttgaacctgggaggcaaaggctgtagtgagccaagattgtgccactacactcgagcctgggcaacagagagactctgtctccaataaaaattttaaaaaaataaaaacagccagaGAGGCAATGTATTTATTTGTGAAAGCTAAAAATGCTAGTCATAATCTGGATTCTAATCTTAGGATAATATTCTTAGGATTCTAAGACGGAACAAAAGTATGCTTGACAACAACATAATAGAAATTTGGAAATTGAGGTTGAATTCTGaagaggggaaaaggaaaagttctccaaggagaaggaggaagagctgAAAATGTAATGTTCAGCAAATGAGAAATTCCTTCACAGGTCCAGTAGCAGAACTTGAGAATAACAATggagaatattaaattttaagatgatgctttttctgttttgctttaagCAAAAGGGTATTTTATAAAATCAGCTTGATGTTGATTCTGCTTCAAGGAATGAAGGTACTGGGCCAGCAGAGGACAAAAAGAGGAGAGAAGTTAACCATGGGAGGCAGGATACGTTATAGGTATAAGAAACACAGAAGAgtcataaaaataagaatgacagGTAATAAGGGGAAATGTAGCCCCCATGAAAATTCTTGGAGATACTGGGAAGGTACAGAGTTTCCCATGAAAGGAAGAGGAACTCAGTTTGTTAGCAATTTACTTCAAGTATCAAATGAATGGGTGACCCAGTGGCTTTAAGGACTCAGAATGATCCAGAGGCAAACACTTGGATTGCATTAGCAAAGACTTGATGCACTTTATCTGAACTTAATTCTAAGCTCTTTGAATAtgaagaatgttttcttttgtttctgactCACTGAGTAGAGCTTAAATGGGTAAATATGAGGTTAGATTGAATAACattcagaaaaagtaaaaaggaaagaaacggAGGGGAAGagattttatttgtcttttttccttcacTGAACTGAGAAATCTTTAAGGACTGGACTGGCATCATATTCACTTTTTGTATGTCTTACTCCTTGCACCACTGTTAGTACTGAGTATGGCAGGATAGATAAAAGCGTGGAAGaattaatgaaagaataaatgaggaaatgaataagATAGACACATTCCAGTGGGAATTAAAATGATATGAATAAAAGGTAAGTAATATAAATCAAACAATGAAAAATGAATATTGAAgcaaaaaaaagccaaatttaaaaagcaaattgaaCTGGCTTATTGGTCCAAATGTCACCAATAGCACCTTCCATTCATTCTCTTAATGGAGCTTGTGTCTTAGCAAGATAATGGGGAAGAGAATCACActgccatctctctctgtcttttccctGTGATAAGACCAAAAACTCCTCCagacattaattaaaattaaaattaggcaTGTTGAATAATTGAAATGTTAGAAAGCTCTCCAGACAAGGTATGTCATGGCAACTGATTGTACAGATCTGATGCATCATTCCAGGcagtttcagaataaaaatacTCTGTTAAAATATTGGCTTGTGAGTCTAATCAGTAGGCACATTTTTCTCCATTAGCCATGTCCATGTATTTAATTGCAGAGAAAGGCCAGGactcttatttttttccaatcagTGACCATGGGTTGGAAGTCATCATAGTCCAGGATCTCCATGGAGGGTCTCATGTCAATCTACCTCAATGCAAATATTTAAGCAAATTTCTAGGTATGTATAATAGGCAGAGAGAAAGTGATGAAAAGtgggtatatttttattttcctcattttctctttcttgttatGATTTAAATGAGTGAAATTGAGCTCTATAACATATTCACAAATGCTTATGCACTTTTTCAAAACTGTGGACTAGACTGTGTCCTTTCTCTGTGCTACTCTCACCCAGGATCACTAATATTGCAGCAATTTTCACATACTTTTGTTAATAATTCCACATATCCACAAGTTGCTCAGAGAGACTTAAACATTCTATCCCCAGGATTGTGACTTAAAGCAAGAAGTAGGTCTTCAGTCCCTGTTGTGAAATTAGTAAAAGAATACATTATaaaattctgttgatttggtaTGCAAAAATTCCATTGGAGCCAACACAGAATCTGTCTTTTAAAAGTtacttccccttcctgtgtctatgtgttctcattgttcaattcccacccatgagtgagaacatgcggtgtttgtttttttgtccttgcgatagtttgctgagaatgatggtttccagcttcatccatgtccctacaaaggacgagttaatgggtgcagcacaccaacatggcacatgtatacatatgtaactaacctgagcgttgtgcacatgtaccctaaaacttcaagtataataaaaaaaaaaaagttacttcatCCTCCTATTATTTACAATAGAAAAATCAGCctatactataaaatataaaggaagaaaaacttaaaaaaaataaggctaAGGCTCATCTCTATTTTGTAAATGAAAGTCAGAGAgataatttaatatttgaaaattaacatTGTGGGAAAATCATGAAAATAAGTTGCCTAAAATATAATACTaagtaatttccatttttataattttacataagtTGCATTATTTTGGGTTTGTATTCTAAGGACATTATCTTTCCAAATGGGAATACTTCATTCCTATTATGCTcatgttgcttttctttcttaaataataaaataaagactaaagAATTGCaagaattttaaatgttcaagTATCAGAAGTTCATGTAATCCTGTGATCCAAAATTTCCACTTTTAGAAATTTactgtaaaaaaaatttatattaaagtaCAAGGAGAGACACACAGAATGATATTCAatgaagcattatttataattaaaaaataaaaatgtttgtctCTGAATTGATGGTATGTCTGTAATATAGCATTCCAAGGAATTAGATACTGCAACATGTACTTATATGGAAAGATCTCCAAGGAATCGTGttaagttaaaaacaaatgaCTGCAGAACAACAATATGCAGAATGTAATCTCATTTTTTCTCATTACATACAACTAATAAAGCAAATGAACAGAAACACTATATTTTTAGGAGTGGTTATAGCTGGGAGTAAGAGTGGCATTAAGCAGAGGTATTGCTAATGAGAAATCCTAATTCATTCCATAAATGTCTGAAGAGTTAAAATTCTCTACGAAAAACTTAAGCATGTATTCTaggtttaattttaaaacaaaattcaaaggaAGTAATAACCAAGAGAAGGTTAAGACTGATTATTCTGAATGACCATTAAGTTGATTTTATTAACCCATAGAACTTATAAAttggaagtttttaatttttcttcttttctgcagCACCATAAACTTAGCTGATAGTCTTAATTTTGTGTATATTCATGTCTTATACACTAATTTGCCATAATTAACAAGAGTTTGTTGTTCATAGAACTCTGGTCTCTACAGAGAGAAAAAATCTCTTTCATTGGTAAGTCTGTCCTTAAAGGCCAATCAAGTAGGAACAAGTAGGATCCACTGTCTGCTGGTTCCATGCAGAGCTGAGAATTAATTCAGTTTCTTCTGAGGCTGCTGataaaatcaatttttctttatccaagtTTTACCACTTAAAAACAGATGCACAAACATTACCACATTTATGGTATTGAATTAGATTGAAGAAAGCTGGTCTTTCAATGAAACCACTATACACAATTACCAAGCTCAGAAATCAGTAAAAAAGATTAAACTTCAGGTGTCTAtacataaatgtgtatgtatatcacaCATGCTAtagatttttatatctatatccaCATAAAATGTttctatgtataaataaatattaaagtacAGATTatacataaacatgtatatattataaagaTTGGTATAGAAATAGGTATAAAACAATACAACATTCactcctaaaataaaaaaaaaaatgcccaaagTTACTATTGACCACTGAGACATATGTGGTCCCTGATAAATATCTtctaccatgttttctttatatccttatccAATGTAAATATACAATCCTtcctctatatttttattttgaggacaCAGATTGATTTAATTGAAATTGTAATTGTTTGTTTAGAGTCAAGGCCTATCTATTCACAGAAAAATGTGATTTTCCTGGATACAAGAAAGAAAGGCTTGATGTGTTATTGGTATTATCACAATGAATTATGGTGTACAAAATTAGGTAACCAGAATTAAAAGTCATCAATTATGAATATGTAGTACCATTTTGCTTTCTTAAGTCTCatgatgaaatttaaagtatgtaattaccatattttataaaaatattttttataattgtttCATTACACTGAAGAAAAATTTTATGCTTTGCACTCTTAAGAATGATAATTGACAATATATAGCAATTTCATGACATAAACCAGAATTGTAATTTCAAAAttccaattatttaaaattccccctcatatttttatctttaatatagttaatataaatttatttttaaatgattaatttgTCTTGGGATGATATGAACTGCTCTACCACCATCTAGGGTTATAGAGTCACATTATTAAGCCTTATCTGCTATGAGTCCCAATATGTCTTTCTTGAGGCCAACAATCATGTTCCAAAATAAATtatccaaaaatatttgtttttacttaatggaaagtgatggaagtGAAGGGAGGTAACTAGCTTACAACCACCTGCCAAAGAGATGTTCTGATTCAGAAAAGTCTGTTTCTTTTAGCACTATGGCACTGCAGTTAAAGCACATCTTACATAGTGCCACCAATGTCTGTCTACCCTGCAGTACCACCTTTGTTAGTCCAGATACCTGTAAACCAAAGGGTCCCCAAAACCTCAGTCTCAAATATTATTGTTCTTTTTGTCCATATTCTCCTTgctcagtaatttttttctaaaactataACACAATCCCCAGGTAGCCAAGTTCCATCCAGCTATGGGAGCTAGACCCACCTGTAGGTCCACTGAAGCCCCATATTACATATTAAGTTAGAGCTGTAGCACTTTTTCTTCCTTAAGATCTTTGTTTAGTGGACATCTGCTCCTCTTTGCTAATTAGCTTAGGCAGAacccctccaatccactctggTACACTCCAGCAGGTGTTCCTATTCAGATGTATGAGTAGCAGACACTAGAGTCCCCTTCCTCCTGTGTCTGAGGAGCACTTTTACAAGTACTTGCAAACTCTTCCCAGAGCGCAGAGGTAAATTTACACTAAAAGATCCTGTGTAAATTGCAATTTGGTTATGAGAAACAAAGAAACCATATTTAAAATCTAGAAGAGATTGATTGATTGGCTGTGTAATTGGAAGTACAATAAAATGAACTTTAGTGTTTCATGCCTTAACAAGTTAACTATATCAACTGCTTTCACATCATGGTCTAGGGACTCCTAGTAGTCATGAGGCCTTTTCTGGGGTCCATATAGTCAAGCATAGCTTTGTAgtaatacaaaatatttcttgcctttttcacTCTCATTGTCTCACTTGTTTACAGTGGAGTTCTCTAGAGGCTATATGACATGTGGTCTCTCAACacattgaatgcagaagcaggtA from Pongo pygmaeus isolate AG05252 chromosome 10, NHGRI_mPonPyg2-v2.0_pri, whole genome shotgun sequence harbors:
- the KCNC2 gene encoding potassium voltage-gated channel subfamily C member 2 isoform X3 — protein: MGKIENNERVILNVGGTRHETYRSTLKTLPGTRLALLASSEPPGDCLTTAGDKLQPSPPPLSPPPRAPPLSPGPGGCFEGGAGNCSSRGGRASDHPGGGREFFFDRHPGVFAYVLNYYRTGKLHCPADVCGPLFEEELAFWGIDETDVEPCCWMTYRQHRDAEEALDIFETPDLIGGDPGDDEDLAAKRLGIEDAAGLGGPDGKSGRWRRLQPRMWALFEDPYSSRAARFIAFASLFFILVSITTFCLETHEAFNIVKNKTEPVINGTSVVLQYEIETDPALTYVEGVCVVWFTFEFLVRIVFSPNKLEFIKNLLNIIDFVAILPFYLEVGLSGLSSKAAKDVLGFLRVVRFVRILRIFKLTRHFVGLRVLGHTLRASTNEFLLLIIFLALGVLIFATMIYYAERVGAQPNDPSASEHTQFKNIPIGFWWAVVTMTTLGYGDMYPQTWSGMLVGALCALAGVLTIAMPVPVIVNNFGMYYSLAMAKQKLPRKRKKHIPPAPQASSPTFCKTELNMACNSTQSDTCLGKDNRLLEHNRSERLPIRRSSTRDKNRRGETCFLLTTGDYTCASDGGIRKGYEKSRSLNNIAGLAGNALRLSPVTSPYNSPCPLRRSRSPIPSIL
- the KCNC2 gene encoding potassium voltage-gated channel subfamily C member 2 isoform X7, with the translated sequence MGKIENNERVILNVGGTRHETYRSTLKTLPGTRLALLASSEPPGDCLTTAGDKLQPSPPPLSPPPRAPPLSPGPGGCFEGGAGNCSSRGGRASDHPGGGREFFFDRHPGVFAYVLNYYRTGKLHCPADVCGPLFEEELAFWGIDETDVEPCCWMTYRQHRDAEEALDIFETPDLIGGDPGDDEDLAAKRLGIEDAAGLGGPDGKSGRWRRLQPRMWALFEDPYSSRAARFIAFASLFFILVSITTFCLETHEAFNIVKNKTEPVINGTSVVLQYEIETDPALTYVEGVCVVWFTFEFLVRIVFSPNKLEFIKNLLNIIDFVAILPFYLEVGLSGLSSKAAKDVLGFLRVVRFVRILRIFKLTRHFVGLRVLGHTLRASTNEFLLLIIFLALGVLIFATMIYYAERVGAQPNDPSASEHTQFKNIPIGFWWAVVTMTTLGYGDMYPQTWSGMLVGALCALAGVLTIAMPVPVIVNNFGMYYSLAMAKQKLPRKRKKHIPPAPQASSPTFCKTELNMACNSTQSDTCLGKDNRLLEHNRSERLPIRRSSTRDKNRRGETCFLLTTGDYTCASDGGIRKGIRNGHSILHHLDNGTKCHYLRIIF
- the KCNC2 gene encoding potassium voltage-gated channel subfamily C member 2 isoform X4, yielding MGKIENNERVILNVGGTRHETYRSTLKTLPGTRLALLASSEPPGDCLTTAGDKLQPSPPPLSPPPRAPPLSPGPGGCFEGGAGNCSSRGGRASDHPGGGREFFFDRHPGVFAYVLNYYRTGKLHCPADVCGPLFEEELAFWGIDETDVEPCCWMTYRQHRDAEEALDIFETPDLIGGDPGDDEDLAAKRLGIEDAAGLGGPDGKSGRWRRLQPRMWALFEDPYSSRAARFIAFASLFFILVSITTFCLETHEAFNIVKNKTEPVINGTSVVLQYEIETDPALTYVEGVCVVWFTFEFLVRIVFSPNKLEFIKNLLNIIDFVAILPFYLEVGLSGLSSKAAKDVLGFLRVVRFVRILRIFKLTRHFVGLRVLGHTLRASTNEFLLLIIFLALGVLIFATMIYYAERVGAQPNDPSASEHTQFKNIPIGFWWAVVTMTTLGYGDMYPQTWSGMLVGALCALAGVLTIAMPVPVIVNNFGMYYSLAMAKQKLPRKRKKHIPPAPQASSPTFCKTELNMACNSTQSDTCLGKDNRLLEHNRSVLSGDDSTGSEPPLSPPERLPIRRSSTRDKNRRGETCFLLTTGDYTCASDGGIRKGIRNGHSILHHLDNGTKCHYLRIIF